The window AAGGTGCACCCCGCCAGCAAGGGCCTCGTACAGACCAACGAGTCCCTGCAGCGCGGCGGCCCGGGCTGTACGGTCGCCGCCTGGCAGGAGCTGACCAAGATCCCCATCGATCACTTCATGATGATCGACTTCAAGGGCGTGGTCTCGATGGCGGACGCCATCGGCGGCGTCCCGGTCTGCGTCGAGGAGAACGTCCACTCCCGCACCCGTGACGGCAAGGGCTCCGGCCTGAAGCTGCCGAAGGGCACGAGCGTCATCCAGGGCGAGACGGCCCTGCAGTGGCTGCGCACCCGCTACGGCTTCGAGGACGGCACCGACATCGGCCGCACGCACGCGCAGCACCAGTACATGACGTCGATGGCCCGCGAGTTCCGCAAGAACGCCAAGCTCACCAACCCGGTGAAGCTCAACAGCCTGGCGCAGGCGGCCATCGACGCCATGGTCGTGGACACCGGCCTGAACAAGATCGACAAGCTGTACGACCTGAGCACCGAGCTCAAGAAGGTCCCCCCGGGCCGGATCACCATGACCACCATGCCCTGGGTCTACAGCACCAAGCCCGGCCTGGACGGCCGGGTCGAGCCCATGGCGACGGAGGCCGAGGCCGTCTTCCGGATGGTCCGCGAGGACATCGCGCTCGACGGCAAGGGCAACGGGACCCCGGAGAGCGGCGCCTCTCCCTCGCCGGGCGCCTCCGCGACCCCGACCGCCCCGGTGACGGCGCCCACCACGGCCCCGGCCGCCGCTCCCGCAAAGATCTCGGTCTCCGTCCGCAACGCCACGAGCGGCAAGGACGGCACCGAGACCAGGGTCCGCAACCGGGCCGGCGACGTGGCCGCGCTGCTGGTCGGCAAGGGCTTCACCAAGGCTTTGGCCGACACCCAGACCGGGGCCGAGGACACCACGGTGATCCGCTACGCCACGGACGCGCAGGCGGCCGACGCGGGGGCCCTGGCCACCGCGCTGGGCCTGCCCTCCGCTTCGGTGCAGAAGTCGGATCAGGTCCCCGGGATCACCCTGTTCGTCGGCAAGGACTGGCGCAGCGGCAACGCGCCGACCCCGCCGCCGCCCGCCCCGACCGTGGCCCCGACCTCGGCCCACGCGCTCAACGGCGACAACGAGGGTGCCTGCATGGCGATCCAGCCGGGCTTCACCTGGTAGAGCGCGCGCGGAAGGGGCCCGGCGCGGCGGCTGTGACGGTACACAGCCTGCCCGCGCCGGGCCCCTTCCGTATGTCTCAGACCTGCGAGGAGTCCCGGTGCACGGCCGGACGGCGGCTCGCGATGACCTTGTCCGCCAAGGCCTTCGGGCTGGTCAGGAAGCCGAAGCCCCAGCTCAGGTGCATGGTCGCCAGGGCGACCGGGATCTGCGCCCGGGCCTTGATCCCGAGCCCCTTGCCCGCCGGTACGGAGCCCGCGGTGATCGCCGCGAGGTAGCCGGCCGGGACGGCGAAGCCCAGGGGGGTGACCGCCACGCCCACGACCACGCCGGCGGCGATCGCGCAGACCAGGGTCGGCGGGGCCAGGTAGCGCAGGTTGATGGAGCCCGAGTGGTAGCGGGCCACCACGTGGCGCCAGCGCCCGTAGTCCTTGTACTGCTTGGCCAGGGCCCGTACGGAGCGGCGCGGACGGTACTGGACCATCAGCTCCGGCGAGAACCAGATCAGGCCGCCGGCCTCGCGGATGCGGAAGTTCAGCTCCCAGTCCTGGGCCCGGATGAACTCCTCGTTGTAGCCGCCCTGCTGTTCCAGGGCCTCGCGGCGGAAGACACCGAGGTAGACGGTCTCGGCCGGGCCGGCCTGGCCGCCGGTGTGGAAGGGCGCGTTGCCGACGCCGATCCTCGAGGTCATCGCGGCGGCGACGGCCTCTTCCCAGGCGTTCTCGCCCTCGGCGTGCATGATGCCGCCGACGTTCTGCGCGCCCGTCTCCTCCAGGAGGCGGACCGCGGT is drawn from Streptomyces sp. NBC_01232 and contains these coding sequences:
- a CDS encoding LCP family protein, which encodes MLRWTASVLSFLILGTAAAGYLYYRHLNGNIQTDALNLGETKLGGSKPNAFGQTPLNILLIGSDARDDAANQALGGGRDTFDGPPLADVQMLLHLSADRSNMSVVSMPRDTMLMMPKCTEPNGKVHPASKGLVQTNESLQRGGPGCTVAAWQELTKIPIDHFMMIDFKGVVSMADAIGGVPVCVEENVHSRTRDGKGSGLKLPKGTSVIQGETALQWLRTRYGFEDGTDIGRTHAQHQYMTSMAREFRKNAKLTNPVKLNSLAQAAIDAMVVDTGLNKIDKLYDLSTELKKVPPGRITMTTMPWVYSTKPGLDGRVEPMATEAEAVFRMVREDIALDGKGNGTPESGASPSPGASATPTAPVTAPTTAPAAAPAKISVSVRNATSGKDGTETRVRNRAGDVAALLVGKGFTKALADTQTGAEDTTVIRYATDAQAADAGALATALGLPSASVQKSDQVPGITLFVGKDWRSGNAPTPPPPAPTVAPTSAHALNGDNEGACMAIQPGFTW
- a CDS encoding glycosyltransferase family 2 protein, coding for MPAQQPAVSVIMPVLNEEHYLRDSVRHILEQEYAGEMEVVIALGPSTDRTDEIAAELVAEDPRVHTVPNPTGRTPAALNAAIKASRHPIVVRVDGHGMLSPNYIATAVRLLEETGAQNVGGIMHAEGENAWEEAVAAAMTSRIGVGNAPFHTGGQAGPAETVYLGVFRREALEQQGGYNEEFIRAQDWELNFRIREAGGLIWFSPELMVQYRPRRSVRALAKQYKDYGRWRHVVARYHSGSINLRYLAPPTLVCAIAAGVVVGVAVTPLGFAVPAGYLAAITAGSVPAGKGLGIKARAQIPVALATMHLSWGFGFLTSPKALADKVIASRRPAVHRDSSQV